One window of Nostoc sp. C052 genomic DNA carries:
- a CDS encoding DUF1816 domain-containing protein, with the protein MNLFQSNQSEFAWWVEINTAVPRCTYYFGPFDNEKEAQLSRSGYVEDLYQEEARDIIAVIKQCQPHILTISHDKAKVEISSF; encoded by the coding sequence ATGAATTTATTTCAATCTAATCAATCAGAGTTTGCCTGGTGGGTAGAAATTAACACCGCCGTTCCGCGCTGCACTTATTACTTTGGCCCTTTTGATAATGAAAAAGAGGCACAACTTTCTAGAAGTGGCTATGTCGAAGACTTATATCAAGAAGAAGCCAGAGACATCATTGCTGTAATCAAGCAGTGTCAGCCTCATATCCTGACAATTTCTCACGATAAAGCAAAAGTCGAAATATCTAGTTTTTGA
- a CDS encoding fasciclin domain-containing protein, producing MADIVDTAVNAGSFSTLVDAIKAANLIDTLKSVDSFIASASTDQAFAKLPPETIERLLKNINQIQELLRYHVVSGKVIPIKPIEGSNFTIDPFNSLNTDYDPTDHNSMLLMITVSSTSLLIPW from the coding sequence ATGGCTGATATTGTTGATACTGCCGTTAACGCTGGTTCTTTTAGCACTCTAGTTGATGCAATCAAGGCTGCGAATCTAATAGATACTCTCAAAAGTGTTGACTCGTTTATCGCCTCTGCATCCACAGACCAAGCTTTTGCAAAGCTACCACCAGAGACTATAGAGAGATTGCTTAAAAATATTAATCAGATTCAGGAACTCCTGAGGTATCACGTCGTTTCTGGTAAGGTAATACCGATAAAGCCGATTGAAGGCTCAAATTTTACAATTGACCCTTTCAATAGTTTAAACACAGATTATGATCCTACGGATCATAACTCGATGCTGCTGATGATAACGGTATCTTCCACATCATTGTTGATTCCTTGGTAA
- a CDS encoding M48 family peptidase, which produces MNIESIRLKNIKVQQNSILQRIFHLASNSNYDSSQIQHLNQTLITTAATIETICSNQQATPANLTPASRKIYSWIKFLTDEQYLQLHLKATECILSSAKQILSIRGKNSLQLMIEITNLAGLYQGKRSASAANIMINEGFINAPKAVLQALVESALVGKSQDNTQLIRSFASTGEYTNILLELDLIAEVVAENPQGKFYNLNELFDKVNREYFAASLAKPRLAWSRINTYRKFGHYESARDRVVMSLTLDDPKVPGFVVEFVLYHELLHKYHGIKWIQGKRMVHTKEFRVSESQFKSYKEASRWLEKLVSFY; this is translated from the coding sequence ATGAATATTGAAAGTATTCGTCTAAAAAACATCAAAGTACAACAAAATAGTATCCTACAAAGAATTTTTCATTTAGCCTCAAATTCTAATTATGATTCCTCTCAAATACAACATCTAAATCAAACTTTAATTACCACAGCAGCAACAATTGAGACAATATGTTCTAATCAACAAGCAACGCCAGCAAATCTAACTCCTGCATCTCGTAAAATCTACTCATGGATTAAATTCTTGACAGATGAGCAGTATCTACAACTTCACCTCAAAGCTACTGAATGCATTTTGTCAAGTGCTAAACAAATTCTGAGTATACGTGGTAAAAACTCACTCCAACTAATGATTGAAATAACTAATTTAGCTGGACTATATCAGGGTAAAAGGTCTGCGAGTGCAGCTAATATAATGATTAATGAGGGATTTATCAATGCGCCAAAAGCAGTTTTACAAGCGTTAGTAGAATCTGCTCTTGTTGGCAAGAGTCAAGATAATACACAACTTATCAGGTCATTTGCCAGTACAGGAGAATACACCAATATTTTGTTAGAGCTTGATTTGATTGCCGAGGTAGTGGCAGAAAACCCCCAAGGCAAATTTTATAACCTGAATGAGTTATTTGATAAAGTAAACCGTGAATATTTCGCGGCAAGTCTTGCTAAACCACGCCTAGCATGGAGTCGAATTAACACTTACCGTAAATTTGGACACTACGAATCAGCAAGAGATAGAGTAGTGATGAGTTTAACCCTTGATGATCCTAAAGTACCTGGGTTTGTAGTTGAGTTTGTGTTGTATCACGAATTGCTGCACAAGTACCACGGTATAAAGTGGATTCAGGGAAAAAGAATGGTTCACACTAAAGAGTTTCGTGTTAGTGAAAGCCAGTTCAAATCCTACAAGGAAGCATCGAGATGGTTAGAAAAATTGGTATCTTTCTATTAA
- a CDS encoding 1-aminocyclopropane-1-carboxylate deaminase/D-cysteine desulfhydrase, whose product MSLIFIPPPLQLNTSEIARYAGVELYVLRLDLMHPWVNGNKWFKLKYNLLEAKEKNFTTLLTFGGAYSNHIYATAAAGNLFGFRTIGVIRGEERLPLNPTLSFAVEQGMQLVYLNRETYRQRNTPALHEYLQQRFGEVFIIPEGGSNLNGVRGCTEIVSEAIAFDYICVACGTATTLAGIALSLHQGQKAIAFPVLKNGAFLAQEIESLLTNYLASDLPAPYSSPASWELVCDYHFGGYAKVNDELRLFSQQFTQEHGVPLDYVYTAKMFYGVMDLLKQGFFCRGDRLLLVHTGGLQGNIGMEERWSDRNTI is encoded by the coding sequence ATGTCGTTAATCTTTATTCCTCCTCCTCTACAACTCAACACCAGCGAAATTGCCCGTTACGCTGGTGTTGAGTTGTATGTGCTGCGGCTCGATCTGATGCACCCGTGGGTTAACGGCAATAAGTGGTTCAAGCTGAAATACAACCTTTTAGAGGCTAAAGAGAAAAATTTCACAACGCTGCTGACTTTTGGCGGCGCTTATTCTAATCACATCTATGCAACTGCGGCGGCTGGTAATCTGTTCGGATTCCGTACCATTGGCGTAATTCGTGGAGAGGAGAGGCTACCGCTGAATCCGACACTGAGTTTTGCTGTAGAGCAGGGTATGCAGCTTGTGTACCTCAATCGCGAGACGTATCGACAGCGCAATACACCAGCGCTACATGAATATCTGCAACAACGTTTCGGTGAGGTGTTTATCATTCCCGAAGGTGGTAGTAATTTAAATGGTGTGCGTGGTTGTACAGAGATTGTTAGCGAAGCAATCGCCTTTGATTATATATGCGTCGCCTGCGGTACAGCTACCACACTAGCTGGGATTGCTCTTTCCTTGCATCAAGGACAAAAAGCGATCGCTTTTCCCGTTCTGAAAAATGGGGCTTTTCTTGCACAAGAAATCGAAAGTCTGTTGACAAATTACCTCGCCTCTGATTTACCCGCACCATATAGTTCTCCAGCTTCCTGGGAATTGGTGTGTGATTACCATTTTGGCGGCTATGCAAAGGTGAACGATGAGTTGCGACTGTTCAGCCAGCAGTTTACACAGGAGCATGGCGTACCCCTTGATTATGTATATACCGCTAAAATGTTTTACGGAGTGATGGATTTACTAAAGCAGGGATTTTTTTGTAGAGGCGATCGCTTGCTGCTGGTACATACAGGAGGTTTACAGGGTAATATCGGTATGGAGGAGCGATGGAGCGATCGCAATACGATTTAA
- a CDS encoding diflavin flavoprotein produces the protein MVALTQLTQVIPNPGRLTIQTVEIAPQTTAIRCLDWDRERFDIEFGLRNGTTYNSFLIQGEKIALVDTSHRKFEQQYLDILLGLIDPAKIDYLIISHTEPDHSGLVKNILQLAPGITVVGAKVAIQFLENMVHQPFKSMQVKSGERLDLGNGHELEFISAPNLHWPDTILTYDHKTGTLYTCDVFGMHYCDDHTYDENISLIEEDFHYYYDCLMGPNARSVLAALKRIEKLEIVTVATGHGPLLQNYISEWLGRYQNWSLEQAKTETLVALFYVEDYGYSEHLIRTIAHGCAKAGAAVELVDLNSAEPQEVRELVAQASGLVIGMPNQSSGVAQAALSTILAAVHKKQAIGLLESGGGEDEPVYPLRNKFQELGLIEAFPPILVKEIPTQATEQLCDEAGTDMGQWLNRDRTIKQIKSINTELEKALGRISTGLYIITAKKGEVQSAMLASWVTQASLEPLGVAIAVSKDRAIESLMHVGDRFVLNVLEEGKYQGLMKHFLKRFAPGADRFAGVKTYPANNGSPVLAEALAYMECEITSRMDCGDHWVIYSTVQTGRVAKLNALTAAHHRKIGNHY, from the coding sequence ATGGTTGCACTCACACAGCTTACTCAAGTTATTCCCAATCCCGGACGTTTGACGATTCAAACTGTTGAAATTGCTCCTCAAACCACAGCTATTCGTTGTCTTGACTGGGATAGAGAACGTTTTGATATCGAGTTTGGTTTACGGAATGGGACGACCTATAATTCTTTCTTAATCCAGGGAGAAAAGATTGCTTTAGTCGATACATCTCACCGCAAATTTGAGCAGCAATATCTTGATATACTGCTGGGATTAATAGATCCGGCAAAAATAGATTACTTGATTATTAGCCATACAGAACCCGACCACAGTGGCTTAGTGAAAAATATTTTACAATTAGCTCCTGGGATTACTGTTGTTGGTGCGAAGGTAGCTATTCAATTTCTAGAAAATATGGTTCACCAGCCTTTTAAATCAATGCAGGTGAAAAGTGGAGAGCGATTAGATTTAGGCAACGGACACGAATTAGAATTTATCTCTGCACCTAACTTACACTGGCCTGATACAATCTTGACTTACGACCACAAAACTGGCACTCTTTACACTTGTGATGTGTTTGGGATGCACTACTGTGATGACCACACCTACGATGAAAATATTAGCTTAATAGAGGAAGATTTTCACTACTACTATGATTGTCTCATGGGCCCAAATGCCCGGTCTGTTTTGGCTGCTTTAAAGCGGATTGAAAAGTTAGAAATAGTCACCGTTGCGACCGGACACGGCCCTTTATTACAAAACTATATTTCCGAATGGCTTGGACGGTATCAAAACTGGAGTTTAGAACAAGCCAAAACAGAGACATTAGTGGCTCTATTTTATGTTGAAGATTACGGGTATAGTGAGCATTTAATCCGTACTATAGCTCATGGATGTGCAAAAGCAGGTGCAGCAGTAGAATTAGTAGACCTCAATAGTGCTGAACCTCAAGAAGTTCGAGAATTAGTTGCACAAGCTTCTGGTTTAGTAATTGGAATGCCAAATCAGTCTTCGGGAGTGGCTCAAGCTGCTTTAAGTACCATTTTAGCTGCTGTTCATAAGAAACAGGCAATTGGTTTATTAGAGTCGGGAGGAGGAGAAGATGAACCGGTTTATCCCTTACGCAATAAGTTTCAAGAATTGGGATTAATTGAAGCCTTTCCACCGATTTTAGTTAAGGAAATTCCTACCCAAGCAACAGAACAACTTTGTGATGAAGCGGGTACAGATATGGGTCAATGGTTGAACCGCGATCGCACCATTAAACAGATTAAATCCATTAATACTGAGCTAGAAAAAGCTTTAGGGCGTATTAGTACAGGATTATACATTATCACCGCCAAAAAAGGAGAAGTTCAGAGTGCAATGCTGGCTTCGTGGGTGACACAAGCGAGTCTTGAGCCTTTAGGAGTAGCGATCGCAGTATCCAAAGATCGGGCAATTGAATCTTTGATGCACGTTGGCGATCGCTTTGTCTTAAATGTTTTAGAAGAAGGCAAATATCAAGGATTAATGAAACATTTTCTCAAGCGTTTTGCTCCTGGTGCAGATCGTTTTGCTGGAGTGAAAACATATCCAGCCAATAACGGATCACCCGTTTTAGCTGAAGCTTTAGCTTACATGGAATGTGAAATTACTAGCCGTATGGACTGTGGAGATCATTGGGTAATTTATAGCACAGTTCAAACTGGAAGAGTTGCCAAGTTAAATGCACTTACTGCCGCTCATCACCGCAAAATTGGCAATCATTACTAA
- a CDS encoding phosphate-starvation-inducible PsiE family protein, whose protein sequence is MYKSAENNSIDMYEINRGRVVRTLEFIQDVIVICLCIGLFSFMVLQVRDMFLSLLPPLDFHAVTADILFLLILVELFRLLIIYLQEHRVSIGVAVEVSIVSALREVIVKGVLETSWSQVLATCAFLLVLGVLQFLRVWLPPTFEGIDPEQEVSKRYRKLAKSELMQTNSH, encoded by the coding sequence ATGTATAAATCTGCTGAAAATAACTCAATTGACATGTACGAAATCAATCGGGGGCGCGTTGTGCGAACCTTGGAATTTATTCAAGATGTGATTGTGATTTGTTTGTGTATCGGTTTATTTAGCTTTATGGTGCTTCAGGTGAGAGATATGTTTCTCTCCTTGCTTCCACCTCTAGATTTTCATGCCGTTACTGCCGATATTCTCTTTTTACTCATCTTAGTTGAGTTATTCCGACTGCTGATTATTTACCTACAAGAGCATCGAGTATCTATTGGGGTCGCAGTTGAAGTTTCTATCGTTTCTGCCTTGCGAGAAGTCATAGTGAAAGGCGTTTTAGAAACAAGTTGGAGTCAAGTTTTAGCAACTTGTGCCTTTTTATTAGTACTGGGAGTACTACAGTTCCTCCGAGTTTGGCTACCCCCGACCTTTGAAGGTATCGATCCTGAACAAGAAGTATCTAAACGCTATAGAAAACTGGCCAAGTCTGAATTAATGCAAACCAATAGTCATTAA
- a CDS encoding diflavin flavoprotein, producing the protein MSTNTLTTSHPRDVQVAEIGKNTLILRSRTWERLKFEVEYSRQKGTTANSYLIQADKKALIDPPGESFTEIYLEQLAQHLDFITLDYIVLSHVNPNRRATLQVLLSLVPQATIICSRPAANALKTAFPEFESPIQAMRSQDTLDLGQGHNLSFITVPTPRWVDGLCTYDPATKILYTDKLFGAHICEDTLFDEDWKGLDAERRYYFECLHAPQAKQVEAALDKISVLGARCYAPAHGPIVRYSLSRFTYDYRQWCQGQKSQELSVALLYASAYGNTAILANAIAQGLIQNGINVESINCELADSAEITRIAETCDGLIIGSPTLGGHAPTQIQTALGIVLSVTAKTKLAGVFGSYGWSGEAIDLIESKLKDANYQLGFETIRVRFSPTPEILQQCQEAGASFAQNLKKTKKLRTSRQIVTETHVDRTEQAVGRIIGSLCVVTTRDEETHKGVLTSWISQATFNPPGIMIAIANKQNADLMHHPGDKFVLNILKEGKNLRRYFSRHSTLGDNPFANLATKTALNGCLILNEALAYLECTVQNQLECGDRWLIYAVINHGEVLENDGVTALEHRKSGSYY; encoded by the coding sequence ATGTCTACAAATACTTTAACTACCAGCCATCCTAGAGATGTACAAGTTGCTGAAATTGGTAAAAATACTCTGATTCTGCGATCGCGGACTTGGGAACGACTAAAATTTGAGGTTGAGTATTCCCGCCAAAAAGGAACTACGGCGAATTCTTATCTGATTCAAGCTGATAAAAAAGCTTTAATTGACCCTCCCGGCGAATCTTTTACCGAAATTTACCTTGAGCAACTAGCACAACATCTAGACTTTATTACCCTAGATTACATTGTTCTCAGTCATGTCAACCCCAACCGCAGAGCAACTTTGCAAGTATTGCTCTCTCTGGTTCCTCAAGCCACAATAATTTGTTCTCGCCCCGCCGCCAATGCTCTCAAAACTGCCTTTCCCGAATTTGAATCACCGATTCAAGCGATGCGATCGCAAGATACTTTAGATTTAGGACAAGGACACAATCTATCATTTATTACCGTACCAACTCCCCGTTGGGTAGATGGACTTTGTACTTACGATCCCGCGACCAAAATTCTCTACACAGACAAACTTTTTGGCGCTCATATTTGCGAAGATACCTTGTTTGATGAAGATTGGAAGGGATTAGATGCAGAACGCCGTTACTATTTTGAATGTCTCCATGCGCCCCAAGCAAAACAAGTCGAAGCAGCATTAGATAAAATATCAGTTTTGGGAGCTAGATGTTATGCCCCTGCACACGGCCCAATTGTTCGTTACAGCCTGAGTCGTTTTACTTATGATTACCGTCAATGGTGTCAAGGGCAAAAATCTCAAGAATTGAGTGTTGCTTTGCTTTATGCTTCTGCTTATGGAAATACAGCAATTTTAGCAAATGCGATCGCTCAAGGTTTGATTCAAAATGGAATTAATGTAGAATCAATCAACTGTGAACTAGCAGACTCGGCAGAAATTACCCGCATTGCCGAAACCTGCGATGGTTTGATTATCGGTTCACCGACTTTAGGCGGACATGCACCAACTCAAATTCAAACAGCTTTAGGAATAGTCCTCTCGGTGACGGCTAAAACTAAGTTAGCAGGGGTGTTTGGTTCTTACGGTTGGAGTGGAGAAGCAATTGATTTAATCGAAAGCAAGCTCAAAGATGCAAATTATCAACTAGGATTTGAAACAATTCGGGTGCGTTTTAGTCCTACTCCTGAAATTCTCCAGCAGTGTCAAGAAGCAGGCGCTTCCTTTGCCCAAAACTTGAAGAAAACCAAAAAGCTGCGTACTTCCCGCCAAATTGTCACAGAAACCCATGTAGATCGCACTGAACAAGCTGTGGGGCGAATTATTGGTTCTTTATGTGTTGTGACAACTCGTGATGAAGAAACTCATAAAGGGGTTTTAACTTCTTGGATATCTCAGGCAACTTTTAACCCACCAGGAATTATGATTGCGATCGCTAACAAGCAAAATGCAGATTTAATGCATCATCCTGGTGATAAATTTGTGCTGAATATCCTCAAAGAAGGAAAAAATTTGCGACGCTATTTTTCTCGTCATAGCACTTTAGGAGATAATCCCTTTGCAAATCTTGCCACAAAAACTGCTCTTAATGGTTGTCTGATTCTAAATGAGGCATTAGCTTATTTAGAATGTACGGTGCAAAATCAGCTTGAATGTGGCGATCGATGGTTAATTTATGCTGTCATCAATCACGGTGAGGTATTGGAAAATGATGGTGTCACTGCGTTAGAGCATCGGAAATCTGGCAGTTATTATTAA
- a CDS encoding glucokinase codes for MTLLLAGDIGGTKTILRLVETSDSPALHTIYQESYHSADFPDLVPIVQQFLAKANTPIPEKACFAIAGPIVKNTAKLTNLIWFLDTERLQQELGIPHISLINDFAAVGYGILGLETQDLHTLQVGKSQPEAPIGIIGAGTGLGQGFLIKQGNNYQVFPSEGGHADFAPRNEIEFQLLKYLLGKHDIQRISVERVVSGMGIVAIYQFLRDRKFAAESPEIAQIVRTWEQEAGQEEKSVDPGAAIGTAALQGSDRLSEQTLQLFIDAYGAEAGNLALKLLPYGGLYIAGGIAPKILPLIQNSGFLLNFTQKGRMRRLLEEIPVYVILNSQVGLIGAALCAARL; via the coding sequence ATGACTTTGTTACTAGCAGGAGACATCGGCGGTACGAAAACTATTCTGCGATTGGTTGAAACATCAGATTCACCAGCTTTACATACTATTTATCAGGAAAGTTACCACAGTGCTGATTTTCCCGATTTAGTACCCATAGTGCAGCAGTTTTTGGCCAAAGCTAATACACCAATACCAGAAAAGGCCTGTTTTGCGATCGCCGGCCCCATTGTCAAAAATACTGCAAAACTGACCAATTTAATCTGGTTCCTAGATACCGAACGTCTACAACAAGAATTGGGTATCCCGCATATTTCTTTGATTAACGACTTCGCCGCCGTTGGCTACGGCATTTTAGGTTTAGAAACACAAGACTTGCACACGTTACAAGTTGGCAAATCTCAACCCGAAGCCCCCATTGGCATTATTGGTGCTGGTACTGGTTTAGGACAAGGATTTTTAATTAAACAGGGAAACAACTATCAAGTCTTTCCCTCAGAAGGTGGACACGCTGACTTTGCCCCTCGGAACGAAATCGAGTTTCAACTGTTGAAATACCTGCTGGGTAAACATGATATCCAGCGCATTTCTGTAGAACGCGTGGTTTCTGGAATGGGAATTGTAGCAATTTACCAATTTCTGCGCGATCGCAAATTTGCTGCTGAATCACCAGAGATTGCTCAAATCGTCAGAACTTGGGAACAAGAAGCGGGACAGGAAGAGAAAAGCGTCGATCCTGGTGCTGCTATTGGTACGGCTGCATTGCAAGGTAGCGATCGCCTCTCGGAACAAACTTTGCAATTATTTATAGACGCTTATGGTGCAGAAGCGGGGAATCTTGCCTTGAAACTCCTACCTTACGGCGGTTTATACATCGCTGGCGGAATTGCGCCCAAAATCTTGCCCTTAATCCAAAACAGTGGTTTCTTATTAAATTTCACCCAAAAAGGTAGAATGCGCCGCCTCCTAGAAGAGATCCCCGTGTATGTAATCCTCAATTCGCAAGTTGGCCTAATTGGTGCTGCTTTATGTGCTGCTAGGTTATAA
- a CDS encoding histidine phosphatase family protein, whose translation MSQIVWIARHANRLDFVNPDWFLTAERRYDPPLSDDGMLQAQQLAKRLKGEKIGHIFASPFLRTVQTANAVAEILNLPIKLETGLSEWLNPVWMTEEPERLSTPALAELFPRIDTSYTSRIAAKYPETHEKVRERSGQTARCLSTEFFPEDILLVAHGASVLGGAMGLVGEIAKTEVKASLCSLVKVVRQDPEWLLELTGDTSHLTHIEEVIRFA comes from the coding sequence ATGAGTCAAATAGTCTGGATAGCAAGACACGCTAACCGCCTCGACTTCGTAAACCCCGATTGGTTTCTCACCGCCGAACGACGCTACGATCCACCCTTGTCTGATGATGGTATGCTTCAGGCACAGCAGTTAGCAAAGCGATTGAAAGGAGAAAAGATTGGCCATATTTTTGCCTCTCCTTTCCTGCGAACTGTACAAACAGCAAACGCAGTTGCAGAAATACTCAACTTGCCGATCAAACTCGAAACAGGTTTGAGTGAATGGCTAAATCCAGTTTGGATGACGGAAGAACCCGAAAGACTTTCAACTCCAGCACTAGCAGAGTTATTCCCCAGAATTGACACTAGCTATACCTCGCGCATCGCCGCTAAATATCCTGAAACTCACGAAAAAGTGCGAGAACGTTCTGGACAAACTGCTAGATGTTTATCTACTGAGTTCTTCCCAGAGGATATCCTGCTAGTGGCACATGGCGCATCTGTGTTGGGCGGGGCAATGGGGCTAGTGGGGGAAATTGCCAAGACAGAAGTTAAAGCTTCTTTGTGTTCGCTGGTAAAAGTGGTACGCCAAGACCCAGAATGGTTATTAGAACTAACGGGAGATACTTCCCATTTAACCCACATAGAAGAAGTTATTCGATTTGCTTAA
- a CDS encoding Uma2 family endonuclease, whose amino-acid sequence MVTSPTKPLTLEEFLKLPETKPSSEYINGQIIQKPMPQGKHSKLQGKLVTGINEVGESRKIALAFPELRCTFGGRSIVPDVAVFAWERIPVDERGDIANVFNTYPDWTIEILSPDQSQTKVTGNILHCLKHGSRLGWLIDPGDRSVLVYPPKQQPELLQEEQEILPVPDLVSDLQLTVGQLFGWLKL is encoded by the coding sequence ATGGTCACATCACCAACTAAACCCCTAACTTTAGAAGAGTTTTTGAAACTACCAGAAACAAAGCCTAGCTCAGAATATATCAACGGTCAAATTATTCAAAAGCCAATGCCACAAGGAAAACATAGCAAATTACAGGGTAAGTTAGTCACAGGTATAAATGAAGTAGGTGAAAGTCGAAAAATTGCCCTTGCATTTCCAGAATTGCGGTGTACTTTTGGCGGACGTTCAATAGTCCCTGATGTAGCTGTGTTTGCTTGGGAACGGATTCCTGTAGATGAACGTGGAGATATCGCTAATGTCTTCAATACATATCCAGACTGGACGATTGAGATTCTTTCGCCGGATCAAAGCCAGACTAAAGTAACCGGAAATATTCTACATTGTTTAAAACATGGTAGTCGTTTAGGTTGGTTAATTGATCCAGGCGATCGCTCTGTTTTAGTTTATCCGCCAAAGCAGCAACCAGAACTTTTACAAGAAGAACAAGAAATATTACCAGTTCCCGATTTAGTTAGCGATCTACAATTAACTGTAGGGCAACTATTTGGATGGTTAAAGTTATAA
- a CDS encoding ABC transporter ATP-binding protein codes for MKADSRPNYTILEVQELDVNYGGIQALKKINLIIQKGEVVTLIGANGAGKTTTLRAISKVVNPKNGVIIYNGHNITRRQTHEVVQLGIAHCPEGRRVLARQTVFDNLLLGAYIRSNQAEIKADIQRQFELFPRLSQRRNQLAGTLSGGEQQMLAIARAVMSKPQLLLLDEPSLGLAPAIVREIFSIIENLRATGVTILLVEQNANLALQIADRGYVLEAGSITLTGAASELISDERVKKAYLG; via the coding sequence ATGAAAGCCGATAGTAGACCAAATTATACAATTTTAGAAGTTCAAGAACTTGATGTAAATTATGGCGGTATCCAAGCTCTCAAAAAGATTAATTTAATTATTCAAAAAGGCGAAGTAGTTACTTTAATTGGTGCTAATGGTGCTGGTAAAACTACTACACTCCGCGCCATAAGTAAAGTAGTTAATCCTAAGAATGGTGTAATTATCTATAATGGACATAATATTACCCGCCGCCAAACTCATGAGGTTGTACAACTTGGTATTGCCCATTGTCCTGAAGGACGCAGAGTGTTAGCGCGGCAAACAGTATTTGATAATTTACTTTTGGGTGCTTATATTCGCTCTAATCAAGCAGAGATCAAAGCAGATATTCAGCGCCAATTTGAGCTATTTCCCCGCTTATCCCAAAGACGCAATCAACTAGCAGGAACCCTCAGCGGTGGTGAACAACAAATGTTAGCGATCGCACGTGCTGTCATGAGTAAACCACAACTGTTGCTTTTAGACGAGCCTAGCTTGGGTTTAGCACCTGCGATCGTCCGAGAAATCTTCTCAATTATTGAAAATCTCCGGGCTACAGGGGTGACTATTTTGTTAGTTGAACAAAACGCAAATCTGGCGCTACAAATTGCCGATCGCGGTTATGTTCTAGAGGCTGGTTCTATAACTTTAACAGGTGCAGCATCAGAATTAATTAGTGATGAGCGAGTCAAAAAAGCTTATTTAGGATAA
- a CDS encoding ABC transporter ATP-binding protein, which produces MSHSIPGSNSSIVLESRALTRRFGGLVAVNNVSFSVNKYEIFGLIGPNGAGKTTLFNLITAFIPPSSGKLIYQGAEVSQLRPHQIAALGIARTFQNIRLFGELSALENVIIARHLHTKSNMITGVLGLPPAPREELKTKQKALDLLSLVGLSDRAHEKAKNFAYGDQRRLEIARALALQPQILLLDEPAAGMNPNEKQQLSEFIRSLRDRFNLTIILIEHHVPLVMGLCDRIAVLDFGQLIALGEPSIVRNDPAVIEAYLGNE; this is translated from the coding sequence ATGTCACATAGTATTCCAGGAAGTAACAGCAGTATTGTCTTAGAATCAAGAGCATTGACTCGCCGCTTTGGTGGTTTAGTGGCGGTAAATAATGTGTCTTTTAGTGTTAATAAATATGAGATTTTTGGATTAATTGGCCCTAATGGTGCTGGCAAAACAACACTGTTTAATTTGATTACTGCCTTTATTCCACCTTCTAGCGGTAAATTAATTTATCAAGGTGCAGAAGTTTCCCAACTTCGTCCCCATCAAATTGCGGCTTTAGGTATCGCCCGCACCTTCCAAAATATCCGGTTGTTTGGGGAATTATCAGCATTGGAAAATGTGATAATTGCCCGACATTTACACACTAAAAGTAATATGATTACAGGAGTTCTAGGATTACCACCAGCGCCTCGTGAAGAATTGAAGACTAAACAAAAAGCTTTAGATTTATTGAGTTTGGTGGGATTAAGCGATCGCGCTCACGAAAAAGCCAAAAACTTTGCTTACGGCGATCAGCGTCGGCTGGAAATTGCCCGCGCTTTAGCATTACAACCACAAATTTTACTTCTTGATGAACCGGCGGCGGGAATGAACCCCAACGAAAAGCAGCAATTGAGTGAATTTATCCGCAGCCTGCGCGATCGCTTCAATTTGACGATTATCCTTATAGAACACCATGTACCATTGGTTATGGGTTTGTGCGATCGCATTGCTGTATTAGATTTTGGTCAATTAATTGCTTTGGGTGAACCATCTATAGTTAGAAATGATCCGGCTGTAATTGAAGCTTATTTGGGAAATGAATGA